The Verrucomicrobium spinosum DSM 4136 = JCM 18804 DNA segment ACTGCCTTGAGAGCATCCACCACGGCCTTCACGAAGAAGGACATGAAACCCAGCTTGACGCCGTGCTTCTTCACGAAGTCGTCCTGCAACTGCTTGCGCAGATTCATCAGGGCGCTCATGTCGCACTCGTTGAAGGTGGTCAGGATCGCTGCCGTTTTCTGAGCTGAAACGAGTTGCTCTGCGATGCGCTTGCGCAGCGGGGTCATCCGCTTGCGGGTCACTCGGCCTTCTGGCTCACGCTTCACCACAGGAGCGGGGGCCGGAGCAGCCTCCGGCTTGGGCACCAGCTTCAACTGGGGAGCTTCCACAGCAGCGGGTGCTGGGGCAGCAGCGGGCTTGGCAGCCTCTGGGGCAGCAGCGGGAGCCGGAGCTTCAGCAGGGGCGGGAGCGGGAGCGGCCGTCGGTGCTTCCGCCTTGGGTGCGGGAACCGCCGCAGCAGCGCCTTCTTCGATCGAACCCACCACGGCCCCTACCGGGACATCGTCCCCCTCCTGGGCGGTGATGCGCAAAATGCCATCCACATCCGCCGCGATCTCCTGGGCCACCTTGTCGGTTTCCAGCGTGATCAGTATTTCCCCCGCCTTGACGGCGTCGCCATCCTTTTTGTGCCACTTCGAGAGCAGGCCGCTGGCAATGGATTCCCCGAGGGTCGGTATCTTGATTTCTGTGGGCATGGTGCTGGGCTGACTGACTGGTTGCTGGGAGAGATTATCGAGAGGTTGAGACTAGACACTGAACGCATCTTCCACCAGGCGCTCCTGTTCGTGGGTATGGATCGCCTTGGAGCCGGCGGCAGGACTGGAGGCACGTTC contains these protein-coding regions:
- the sucB gene encoding dihydrolipoyllysine-residue succinyltransferase yields the protein MPTEIKIPTLGESIASGLLSKWHKKDGDAVKAGEILITLETDKVAQEIAADVDGILRITAQEGDDVPVGAVVGSIEEGAAAAVPAPKAEAPTAAPAPAPAEAPAPAAAPEAAKPAAAPAPAAVEAPQLKLVPKPEAAPAPAPVVKREPEGRVTRKRMTPLRKRIAEQLVSAQKTAAILTTFNECDMSALMNLRKQLQDDFVKKHGVKLGFMSFFVKAVVDALKAVPQINVRVDGDEIITNNFYDIGVAIGTERGLIVPILRDADKKSFADIERDILDYAAKAKQGKIQIDDLTGGVFTVSNGGVYGSLLSTPILNPPQSGILGMHTIQQRPMAVDGQVVIRPMMYLALSYDHRVVDGKEAVTFLIRIKECIENPARLLVGA